CTGGGCGACCAGCTTGGCGTCGAGCTCGGGGCGCTTGACCTCGCGGATGTTGACCTTGACCGGCTGGCCGGTGATCTTGTGGAGATCCTTGCGCAGGGCGTCGACTTCGCTGCCGGACTTGCCGATGACGATGCCGGGGCGGGCGGTGTGGATGTCCACGGCGACTTCGCCGCGACGCTGGATCGTGATGTCGGACAGGCCGGCGTGTGCCAGCTTCGTCTCGATGTGGTCACGGATGGCCAGGTCCTGCATCAGCAGGTCGGCAAACTCTTTTTCGGCGAACCAGTTCGACTTCCAATCATGGATGTAGCCGACTCGGAAGCCTTCGGGATGGATCTTCTGTCCCATAGCTTTTCTAGTCCTCGTCTTCCGGTGTCAGCGCCACGGTGATATGGCAAGTTCTCTTGTGGATCGGGGTCGCACGGCCCATCGCGCGGGGCCGGAACCGCTTCAGGGTCGGTCCTTCGTCGACGCGGATCGAGTGGACGACCATCTCGTCACCGATCAGGTCGTGATTGGCCTCGGCGTTGGCGGCCGCGGATTCGATCACTTTGGAAACGTCCTCGGCGGCGGACCGGGGTGAAAACTGGAGCAGCGAGCGGGCATCGTCGATGTGCTTGCCGCGGACCTGGTCGGCGATCAGCCGGACCTTGCGCGGGGAGACGCGCACGTACTTCGCGGTGGCGTTGACCAGGATCGGCGCTTCCACTTCTTCCTTCTTCGTCTTGGCAGCGGCCATCATGCGTCCTTGCCGCCGGTGTGGGAACGGAAGGTGCGGGTCGGAGCGAACTCGCCCAGCTTGTGTCCGACCATCGACTCGGAGATGAAGACCGGCACGTGCTTGCGGCCGTCGTGAACGGCGATCGTGTGACCGACCATCTCGGGGAAAACGGTGGAGCGGCGCGACCAGGTCTTGATCATCTGCTTGTCGCCGGCGTCATTCATGTTGTTGATGCGGCTCATCAGGCGTTCTTCGACGAACGGACCCTTTTTGGTTGATCTACCCATGGTCTATCTGCCCTTCTTCTTGCCGCGACGGCGGCCGCGCACGATGTAGCGGTCTGACGGCTTGCCCTTTTTGCGGGTGCGGTACCCGAGGGTCGGCTTGCCCCAAGGGGTGACCGGATGGCCACCCGGCGTCTTGTGGGCCTCGCCGCCGCCGTGCGGATGGTCGACCGGGTTCATGGCGATACCACGGCTCTGCGGGCGTTTGCCCTTGTGCCGGTTGCGTCCCGCCTTGCCGATCTTGATGTTCTGGTGGTCGGTGTTCGAAAGCGTGCCGATGGTCGCGCGGCACTCGGCCCGGACCATGCGCATCTCGGATGAAGGCAGGCGCAGCGTGACCATGTCGCCTTCCTTCGCGGCGAGCTGGATCGAAGTTCCGGCGGAACGCCCGAGCTTGCCTCCCTCGCCGGCACGAAGCTCGACGTTGTGGACGAGCGTGCCGACCGGCATTTCCTTGAGCGCCAGGCAGTTGCCGGGGCGGATGTCCGAGCCGGGCCCGGACTGGACCAGGTCACCGACGCTGATCGTCGACGGGGCGAGGATGTAGCTCTTGGCACCGTCGGCGTAATGGAGCAGCGCGATGTAGGCCGAGCGGTTCGGGTCGTACTCGACCGTCGCGACCTTGGCCGGAACTCCGTCCCTCCGCCGCTTGAAGTCGATCTGGCGGTATCGGCGCTTGGCACCGCCGCCGCGGTGGCGGCTGGTGATCCGGCCGTTGTTGTTGCGTCCACCGGACTTCTTGATGCCTTCGATCAGCGTGCGCTCGGGCTCGTTGCCAGTGGTGACCTGCTCGCGCATCGAGTACGTCGCGAAGCGGCGTCCAGGGCTCGTCGGTTTTGTCTTGCGTATTGCCATAAGTCTCTTTCTTAACCCTCTACCGCTGCGCCTTCGAACAGGTCGATCGTCTCGCCGGGGGCGAGTTCCACGATCGCCTTCTTCCAGGAGCGGCTCTTGCCGGCGTGGAGGCCACGGCGCTTCGGCTTGGCGCGGACTTTCGAGGTCCGGACCTTCACCACTTCGACGTCGAAAGCCTTCTGGACGGCGTCCTTGATCTCAAATTTGTGCGCCCGGTGGTCGACCCGGAAGGTGTACTTGCCGGCGGCGATCAGGGCATACGTCTTTTCCGAGATGACGGGGCGGATGATGACGCTGCGGGGATCCATTACTTCGTGTCCTTTTCTGAGGTGCCGGCGCCCTGGGTCTCGGTCCCGGCGCGCTTGACGAGAACATCGAGGGCGCCTTCGGAGAGCACGATCGAGGCGGCGCCGATCACGTCGACGACGCCGATGGCTCCGACTTCCATGACGTCGATCCGGGGAATGTTGCGGAAGGACCGCAGCAGTCCGGTCTCGTCGCCGAGGATGACCACCAGCGTCGAGCGCTTGGCGCCCCACTTGGCGAGGGCTTCGGAAGCGGCCTTGGTCGAAGGGGTGTCGAAGTCGGAAGCCTTGACCACGGCCACGCTGCCACGCTCGGAATGAACCGAGAGCGCCGAGCGCATCGCCTTGCGGCGGGCCCTGCGGTTGACTTTGACCGTGTAATGACGCGGCTTGGGGCCGAAGGTGGTGCCGCCGCCGTAACGGCTGGGGGCGCTGAGCGCGCCGACGCGGGCACGGCCGGTGCCCTTCTGGCGCCAGGCCTTGGCGGTGGTCATCGAGACTTCACCGCGGGTCAGGGTCGAGGCGGTGCCACGGCGGCGCGAGTTCGCGTCTGCCCGGGCAGCCTCGTGGACCAGCGACTGGTGGAAGTCTTCG
The sequence above is a segment of the Thermoleophilia bacterium genome. Coding sequences within it:
- the rplV gene encoding 50S ribosomal protein L22, encoding MAAAKTKKEEVEAPILVNATAKYVRVSPRKVRLIADQVRGKHIDDARSLLQFSPRSAAEDVSKVIESAAANAEANHDLIGDEMVVHSIRVDEGPTLKRFRPRAMGRATPIHKRTCHITVALTPEDED
- the rpsS gene encoding 30S ribosomal protein S19; the encoded protein is MGRSTKKGPFVEERLMSRINNMNDAGDKQMIKTWSRRSTVFPEMVGHTIAVHDGRKHVPVFISESMVGHKLGEFAPTRTFRSHTGGKDA
- the rplB gene encoding 50S ribosomal protein L2, giving the protein MAIRKTKPTSPGRRFATYSMREQVTTGNEPERTLIEGIKKSGGRNNNGRITSRHRGGGAKRRYRQIDFKRRRDGVPAKVATVEYDPNRSAYIALLHYADGAKSYILAPSTISVGDLVQSGPGSDIRPGNCLALKEMPVGTLVHNVELRAGEGGKLGRSAGTSIQLAAKEGDMVTLRLPSSEMRMVRAECRATIGTLSNTDHQNIKIGKAGRNRHKGKRPQSRGIAMNPVDHPHGGGEAHKTPGGHPVTPWGKPTLGYRTRKKGKPSDRYIVRGRRRGKKKGR
- the rplW gene encoding 50S ribosomal protein L23; protein product: MDPRSVIIRPVISEKTYALIAAGKYTFRVDHRAHKFEIKDAVQKAFDVEVVKVRTSKVRAKPKRRGLHAGKSRSWKKAIVELAPGETIDLFEGAAVEG
- the rplD gene encoding 50S ribosomal protein L4, which translates into the protein MAETKAPKANKVPILGKTTKADVPSDLFTEDFHQSLVHEAARADANSRRRGTASTLTRGEVSMTTAKAWRQKGTGRARVGALSAPSRYGGGTTFGPKPRHYTVKVNRRARRKAMRSALSVHSERGSVAVVKASDFDTPSTKAASEALAKWGAKRSTLVVILGDETGLLRSFRNIPRIDVMEVGAIGVVDVIGAASIVLSEGALDVLVKRAGTETQGAGTSEKDTK